From the Kiloniellales bacterium genome, the window CTGGTACTCGATCAGGGCGATGAAGGCGGTCCGGTTCGGATCGTACTCCAGGCGCTGCACGGTCGCAGGCACGTCGAACTTGCGCCGCTTGAAGTCGACCAGGCGGTAGCGCCGCTTGTGGCCGCCGCCGCGCCGACGCGCCGTGATCCGGCCGGTGCTGTTGCGTCCGCCCTTGCCGGTCAGGCCGACCGTCAGCTTCTTGACCGGCTTGCCCTTGTGCAGTTCGGAGCGGTTGACCAGGACCAGCCCGCGGCGGCCAGGCGTTACCGGATTGAAGGTCTTGAGTGCCATGTCCCTAGATCCCCGTGGTCACGTCGATGCTGTGACCTTCCTCGAGCGTCACGTAGGCCTTCTTGACGTCGCTCCGCTTGCCGGGACGGCCGCGGAAACGCTTGGTCTTGCCCTTCTGACGCAGGGTGTTGATCGCCTTCACCTTGACCTTGAACAGATCCTCGACGGCGGTCTTGATCTCCGGCTTGGACGCGTCCAGCGGGACCCGGAATACGACCTGGTTGTGCTCCGAAGCGAGGGTCGACTTCTCGGTCACCACCGGCGCTCGGACGACTTCGTAGAGCCGCTGGCTGGAGACCTTGGTCTCCACCGCGACGCGTGAACGGGCCCTGCTCATTTCAGTCGCGCCTCCAGCGCCGAAACCGCATCCTTGGTCAAGACCAGGGTGTCGTGCCGCAGAATGTCGCGCACGTTGGCGCCGATCTGGGGCAGCACGTCGATCTGCGGCAGGTTGCGCGCCGCGCGCGCCATGCCGCCGTCCACCTCGGCACCGTCGATCAAAAGCACCGAGGTCCAGCCGAGCTTGTCGAGCTTGGCGGTCAGGTCCTTGGTCTTGGCGTCCTCGACCTTGGCCGAGTCCAGAACGATCAGCTTGCCGTCCGCCAGCTTGGCCGACAGCGCGGTCTTGAGGGCCAGCTTGCGGACCTTCTTCGGCAGCGCGTGGTCGTGCTTGCGCACCACCGGGCCGAAGGCGATGCCGCCGCCGCGGAACTGGGAGACGTCACCCGCGCCGATCCGCGCGCGGCCCGTGCCCTTCTGGCGGTACTGCTTGCGGGTCGAGCCGGAGACCTCGCCCCGGGTCTTGACCTTGTGG encodes:
- a CDS encoding 50S ribosomal protein L23, giving the protein MSRARSRVAVETKVSSQRLYEVVRAPVVTEKSTLASEHNQVVFRVPLDASKPEIKTAVEDLFKVKVKAINTLRQKGKTKRFRGRPGKRSDVKKAYVTLEEGHSIDVTTGI
- the rplD gene encoding 50S ribosomal protein L4 is translated as MKCAVTTLDNKKAGDIELDESVFGLPVRADLLARMVNWQMAKRRAGTHKVKTRGEVSGSTRKQYRQKGTGRARIGAGDVSQFRGGGIAFGPVVRKHDHALPKKVRKLALKTALSAKLADGKLIVLDSAKVEDAKTKDLTAKLDKLGWTSVLLIDGAEVDGGMARAARNLPQIDVLPQIGANVRDILRHDTLVLTKDAVSALEARLK